The Lonsdalea populi genome window below encodes:
- a CDS encoding YeaH/YhbH family protein: MAYFIDRRLNGKNKSAVNRQRFLRRYKSQIKHSIADAINKRSVTDVDNGESITIPNSDISEPMFHQGRGGIRHRVHPGNDHFVQNDKIERPQGGGGGGSGQGDASQDGEGQDDFVFQISKDEYLDLLFEDLALPNLKKTEHRQMAEYKNHRAGYTSNGVPANISVVRSLQNSLARRMAMTAGKRRELNALEKSLALLENAEPAQLLEEERLRTEIAELRQRIARVPFIDTFDLRYKNFERRPEPSSQAVMFCLMDVSGSMDQATKDIAKRFYILLYLFLSRSYKNVDVVYIRHHTQAKEVDEEEFFYSQETGGTIVSSALKLMEEVVKERYDPALWNIYAAQASDGDNWADDSPLCHDLLASHLLPFVRYYSYIEITRRSHQTLWREYERLQEKHENFAMQHIRDQDDIYPVFRELFQKQTVNN; encoded by the coding sequence ATGGCTTATTTCATCGATCGCCGGCTAAACGGTAAAAACAAAAGCGCGGTTAACCGCCAGCGTTTTTTACGCCGCTATAAGTCGCAGATAAAACATTCGATCGCCGATGCCATTAACAAGCGCTCGGTAACCGATGTGGACAACGGAGAGTCGATCACGATCCCTAATTCGGATATCAGTGAGCCGATGTTCCATCAGGGCCGCGGCGGCATACGCCACCGCGTACACCCTGGCAACGACCACTTCGTGCAGAATGATAAAATCGAGCGGCCGCAGGGAGGCGGTGGCGGCGGTTCCGGTCAGGGTGACGCTAGCCAGGACGGCGAAGGTCAGGACGATTTCGTTTTTCAGATCTCCAAAGACGAATATCTTGACCTGCTGTTCGAAGACCTGGCGCTTCCGAACCTGAAAAAAACCGAACACCGGCAGATGGCGGAGTACAAGAATCATCGGGCGGGCTACACCTCTAACGGCGTGCCCGCCAACATCAGCGTCGTGCGTTCGTTGCAGAACTCTCTCGCCCGCCGCATGGCGATGACGGCGGGGAAACGCCGTGAATTGAATGCGTTGGAGAAAAGTCTCGCGTTGCTGGAGAACGCCGAGCCAGCCCAACTTTTGGAAGAGGAACGGCTGCGCACGGAGATCGCCGAACTGCGGCAGCGCATTGCGCGCGTGCCGTTTATCGACACGTTCGACCTGCGTTACAAGAACTTTGAGCGCCGGCCGGAGCCTTCCAGCCAGGCAGTGATGTTCTGCCTGATGGATGTTTCCGGCTCCATGGATCAGGCCACCAAGGATATCGCCAAACGTTTCTACATCCTGCTGTATCTGTTTCTCAGCCGGTCTTACAAAAACGTGGACGTGGTTTATATCCGGCACCATACGCAAGCTAAAGAAGTGGACGAGGAAGAGTTTTTCTACTCGCAGGAAACCGGCGGCACGATTGTGTCGAGCGCACTGAAATTAATGGAGGAAGTCGTCAAAGAGCGCTACGACCCCGCGCTGTGGAACATCTATGCCGCGCAGGCGTCGGATGGCGATAACTGGGCGGATGACTCGCCGCTATGTCACGATCTGCTGGCCAGTCATTTGCTGCCGTTCGTGCGCTACTACAGCTACATCGAGATCACGCGGCGCTCTCATCAAACGCTGTGGCGCGAATACGAACGCCTGCAGGAAAAGCACGAAAACTTTGCCATGCAGCACATTCGCGATCAGGACGATATATACCCTGTATTCCGCGAACTGTTTCAGAAGCAAACCGTCAATAACTGA
- a CDS encoding SpoVR family protein yields MAVSINDRVINPQCLSDGPDWTFNLLQAYLDEIDRIAKSYRLDTYPHQIEIITSEQMMDAYSSIGMPINYTHWSFGKKFIETEQLYKHGQQGLAYEIVINSNPCIAYLMEENTMTMQALVIAHACYGHNSFFKGNYLFRSWTDASSIVDYLIFARQYIARCEERYGVVEVERLLDSCHALMNYGVDRYKRPQKISLEEEQLRQKSREAYLQSQVNDLWKTLPRRELESAPEKMPRFPVEPQENLLYFMEKNAPLLEPWQREVLRIVRKVSQYFYPQKQTQVMNEGWATFWHYTILNHLYDERKVSDRFMMEFLHSHTNVVYQPPYNSPYYSGINPYALGFAMFQDIKRICQEPTEEDRHWFPDIAGTDWLDTLHFAMQNFKDESFISQFLSPKVMRDFRLFTVLDDDSNNYLEIAAIHNEEGYKKIRQELSAQYNLSNIEPNIQIWNVDLRGSRSMTLRYIPQNRAPLDKSSHEVMKHVYRLWGFEVFMEQLNDDGSVELIDRCPPRNQP; encoded by the coding sequence ATGGCTGTATCGATTAATGATCGGGTAATAAACCCACAATGTCTGAGCGATGGGCCAGACTGGACGTTTAATTTGCTTCAGGCCTATCTGGATGAAATCGACCGGATCGCCAAGTCATACCGGTTAGACACCTACCCCCACCAGATTGAAATTATCACTTCCGAGCAGATGATGGATGCCTATTCCAGCATCGGCATGCCCATCAACTATACGCACTGGTCTTTCGGTAAGAAGTTTATTGAGACCGAACAGCTTTATAAGCACGGGCAGCAGGGGTTGGCTTACGAAATCGTCATCAATTCAAACCCGTGTATCGCCTACCTGATGGAAGAGAACACCATGACCATGCAAGCGTTGGTTATCGCGCACGCCTGCTACGGTCATAACTCCTTTTTCAAAGGCAACTACCTGTTCCGCAGTTGGACCGACGCTAGTTCCATCGTGGATTATCTGATTTTCGCCCGTCAATACATTGCCCGCTGTGAAGAGCGCTATGGCGTGGTGGAAGTGGAACGTCTGCTGGACTCATGTCACGCCCTCATGAATTATGGCGTAGACCGTTACAAACGTCCGCAAAAAATCTCGCTGGAAGAGGAGCAACTGCGGCAGAAAAGTCGTGAAGCCTATCTGCAAAGTCAGGTGAACGATCTTTGGAAAACTCTGCCGCGCCGCGAACTCGAATCCGCGCCGGAAAAAATGCCGCGCTTTCCCGTAGAGCCGCAGGAAAACCTGCTCTACTTTATGGAGAAAAACGCGCCGCTGCTGGAGCCCTGGCAGCGAGAAGTTCTGCGCATCGTGCGCAAGGTCAGTCAATATTTTTACCCGCAGAAGCAGACTCAGGTCATGAACGAAGGCTGGGCCACCTTCTGGCATTACACCATCCTCAATCACCTGTACGACGAGCGCAAAGTCTCCGATCGCTTTATGATGGAGTTTCTGCACAGCCACACCAACGTGGTTTATCAGCCGCCGTATAACAGCCCTTACTACAGCGGCATTAACCCCTATGCGCTGGGCTTCGCCATGTTTCAGGACATCAAGCGTATCTGTCAGGAACCCACGGAGGAAGATCGCCACTGGTTCCCGGACATCGCCGGCACCGACTGGCTGGACACGCTGCATTTCGCGATGCAGAACTTCAAAGATGAAAGCTTTATCAGCCAGTTCCTGTCGCCGAAAGTGATGCGTGATTTTCGGTTGTTCACCGTGCTGGATGATGACAGCAATAACTACCTGGAGATTGCGGCAATCCACAACGAGGAAGGCTACAAGAAAATCCGTCAGGAGCTCTCCGCTCAGTACAACCTGAGCAATATCGAACCCAACATACAGATTTGGAATGTCGACCTGCGTGGTAGCCGTTCTATGACGCTGCGCTACATCCCGCAAAACCGGGCCCCACTCGACAAAAGCAGCCATGAGGTGATGAAACACGTTTATCGGCTGTGGGGATTTGAAGTGTTTATGGAGCAGTTAAATGACGATGGCAGCGTAGAACTTATTGACCGCTGCCCGCCACGCAATCAGCCCTAA
- the fadR gene encoding fatty acid metabolism transcriptional regulator FadR — protein MVIKAQGPAGFAEEYIVESIWNNRFPPGTLLPAERELSELIGVTRTTLREVLQRLARDGWLTIQHGKPTKVNNFWETSGLNILETLARLDHDRVPQLIDNLLSARTNIAGIFIRTAVRQHPEQALKILQQADSVSDTADAFAELDYTIFQGLAFVSSNPIYSLILNGLRGLYLRVARYYFSNLDARELALKFYRQLGTLCREGRYEQVQETVRQYGKESGAIWHGMQSSIPHDLAGVAR, from the coding sequence ATGGTTATAAAGGCGCAAGGTCCGGCAGGATTCGCGGAAGAGTATATTGTTGAAAGTATATGGAATAATCGTTTCCCCCCCGGGACTCTCCTACCAGCAGAAAGGGAATTATCCGAGCTGATTGGCGTAACGCGTACCACGCTGAGGGAAGTGCTGCAGCGTCTGGCTCGTGACGGCTGGCTGACCATTCAGCACGGAAAACCGACCAAGGTCAATAATTTCTGGGAAACCTCCGGGCTGAACATCCTGGAAACGCTGGCGCGTCTCGACCATGATCGCGTGCCGCAGTTGATCGATAACCTCCTATCAGCCCGAACCAATATCGCGGGTATTTTCATTCGGACTGCGGTCCGTCAACACCCCGAACAGGCGTTGAAGATTTTGCAGCAGGCTGATTCCGTCAGCGATACCGCCGATGCTTTTGCGGAGCTGGATTACACGATATTTCAAGGACTGGCTTTTGTTTCGTCCAACCCGATTTACAGCCTGATTCTGAATGGGTTGAGAGGGTTGTACCTCCGCGTTGCTCGTTACTACTTTTCCAATCTTGACGCCCGAGAGCTGGCGCTGAAGTTTTACCGCCAACTCGGCACCCTGTGCCGCGAAGGGCGCTACGAACAGGTTCAGGAGACCGTGCGTCAGTACGGTAAAGAGAGCGGTGCCATCTGGCATGGCATGCAGAGCTCCATCCCTCACGATCTGGCCGGGGTAGCCCGCTGA
- the dsbB gene encoding disulfide bond formation protein DsbB, which translates to MLQYLNRCSHGRAAWLLLALTSLIFELIALYFQHIMLLKPCVLCIYQRNAIFGIMAAGLLGAISPGSVVIRLPAIALWLYSGFEGLLLAIKHTNIQLHPSPFVTCDFLVNFPSWLPLDKWVPAVFSASGDCAERQWHFMGLEMPQWMIVIFGFYLLVCALVLSAQLFRPKRRDLFH; encoded by the coding sequence ATGTTGCAATATTTAAACCGTTGCTCGCATGGCCGGGCGGCCTGGCTGCTTCTAGCGCTGACCAGCCTAATCTTCGAACTGATTGCGCTCTATTTCCAGCATATAATGCTGTTGAAACCCTGCGTTCTCTGCATTTATCAACGTAACGCCATTTTCGGCATCATGGCTGCTGGACTCCTCGGCGCTATCTCGCCGGGCAGCGTCGTCATCCGTTTGCCCGCCATCGCGCTTTGGCTCTACAGCGGTTTCGAAGGACTGCTCCTCGCTATAAAACATACTAATATTCAGCTTCACCCCTCACCGTTCGTCACCTGCGACTTCTTGGTCAACTTCCCCTCTTGGCTCCCGTTGGACAAATGGGTCCCGGCCGTGTTCAGCGCCTCGGGGGACTGCGCCGAACGTCAGTGGCACTTTATGGGGCTGGAAATGCCGCAGTGGATGATCGTTATTTTCGGCTTCTATCTGCTGGTTTGCGCGCTGGTGCTGAGCGCACAACTGTTTAGACCCAAACGCCGCGACCTTTTTCATTAA
- a CDS encoding cupin domain-containing protein, with protein sequence MKKAKAFLLMAAALAVSVQGYCESGKVTGSEEVRIPAIKLINTEGDNSSFVKGSIPALEKIPAQKFWISNSTEDWEKNTHAAPRKQYVITLKGTLKFKVSNGSTFIIAPGTILLAEDLKGPGHSWEIIDGNEWVRAYIPMEGDKDYFTSDK encoded by the coding sequence ATGAAAAAAGCAAAAGCGTTTCTATTGATGGCGGCAGCTCTGGCCGTATCCGTGCAAGGCTACTGTGAATCTGGCAAGGTCACAGGCAGCGAAGAAGTTAGGATCCCTGCAATCAAACTCATTAACACCGAAGGCGACAATTCCAGCTTTGTTAAAGGCAGCATTCCTGCACTGGAAAAAATTCCCGCGCAGAAATTTTGGATTAGCAACTCGACCGAGGACTGGGAAAAAAATACCCATGCCGCTCCGAGAAAACAGTATGTGATCACGCTGAAAGGCACGCTGAAATTCAAAGTCAGCAATGGCTCTACCTTCATCATCGCGCCGGGTACCATCCTGTTGGCGGAAGATCTGAAAGGTCCAGGTCATAGCTGGGAAATCATTGACGGCAACGAGTGGGTTCGCGCTTACATTCCGATGGAAGGCGATAAAGACTACTTCACGTCTGACAAATAA
- a CDS encoding YcgN family cysteine cluster protein — MNQSSFWQHKTLAEMSDEEWEALCDGCGRCCLNKLIDADTEDLYFTNVACNQLNIKSCQCRNYARRFEYEPDCIKLTRENLLSFEWLPETCAYRRIHEGKGLASWHPLIAGSKQTMHQERISVRNIAVRERDVVDWQDHILNKPDWAR; from the coding sequence ATGAATCAATCATCTTTTTGGCAACATAAAACGCTGGCTGAAATGTCTGACGAAGAGTGGGAAGCTCTCTGCGACGGCTGTGGCCGCTGTTGCCTGAATAAGCTTATTGATGCTGATACCGAAGATCTGTACTTCACGAATGTCGCCTGTAATCAGTTGAACATCAAAAGTTGCCAATGTCGCAACTACGCCCGCCGCTTCGAATACGAGCCGGACTGTATCAAGCTGACAAGGGAAAATCTGTTGTCGTTCGAATGGTTGCCTGAAACCTGCGCCTATCGCCGGATCCACGAAGGCAAAGGTCTCGCAAGCTGGCATCCGCTGATTGCCGGTTCGAAACAGACGATGCATCAGGAACGTATCTCGGTGCGCAATATTGCTGTTCGCGAGCGTGACGTGGTTGACTGGCAGGACCATATCCTGAACAAACCTGACTGGGCGCGATAA
- a CDS encoding fumarylacetoacetate hydrolase family protein — MYQHRDWQGALLDFPASKVVCVGSNYSEHVREMGSATFSEPVLFIKPETAICNLRQPLSIPHDLGAVHHEIELAVLIGTPLKQANEERVARAIAGYGVALDLTLRELQSSFKKAGQPWEKAKGFDGSCPVSGFIPVAQFGDPQNTDLTLSINGEVRQQGNTRDMITPILPLIAYMSRFFTLRAGDIILTGTPQGVGPLQSGDTLKIVLNDNALETRVI, encoded by the coding sequence ATGTATCAGCACAGAGACTGGCAGGGCGCGTTACTGGACTTCCCTGCAAGCAAAGTAGTGTGTGTCGGCAGCAACTATTCCGAACACGTCCGGGAAATGGGCAGCGCCACTTTTTCGGAGCCGGTGTTGTTTATCAAACCTGAAACGGCGATTTGTAATCTCCGTCAGCCCTTATCCATTCCTCACGATCTGGGCGCGGTACACCATGAGATCGAACTGGCCGTCCTGATCGGCACGCCGCTGAAGCAGGCAAACGAAGAACGCGTCGCTCGGGCTATCGCGGGCTACGGCGTGGCGCTGGATCTGACGCTGCGCGAGCTACAGTCTTCCTTCAAGAAGGCTGGTCAGCCGTGGGAAAAAGCAAAGGGGTTTGATGGTTCGTGTCCGGTATCCGGTTTCATTCCTGTCGCACAATTCGGCGACCCGCAGAATACGGATCTGACATTGAGTATCAATGGCGAAGTCCGGCAACAGGGAAATACACGCGATATGATAACGCCGATTTTACCGTTGATTGCCTACATGAGCCGCTTCTTCACCCTGCGTGCAGGGGACATCATTCTGACCGGGACACCGCAGGGCGTCGGGCCGCTGCAGTCGGGCGATACGCTGAAAATTGTCCTGAACGATAATGCGCTGGAAACCCGCGTGATTTAG
- a CDS encoding YcgL domain-containing protein yields the protein MFCAIYRSNKRDQTYLYVEKKDDFSRIPETLMKSFGVPTFVMLLPLDGRKKLASADIDKVRQSLKEQGFYLQVPPPPENLLNIHQSAVEK from the coding sequence ATGTTTTGTGCGATCTACAGAAGTAACAAACGGGATCAGACATATCTTTATGTCGAAAAAAAAGACGATTTTTCGCGCATTCCTGAAACGCTGATGAAAAGCTTCGGCGTGCCGACATTCGTGATGCTTTTACCGCTGGATGGCAGGAAAAAATTGGCTTCGGCAGACATCGACAAGGTGCGGCAATCGCTTAAAGAACAAGGGTTTTATCTCCAGGTGCCGCCTCCGCCGGAAAATCTGCTAAATATACATCAGTCGGCAGTTGAAAAATAA
- the minC gene encoding septum site-determining protein MinC, which translates to MSQSPIELKGSSFTLSVVHLHESQPEVIYQALQEKIEQAPAFLKNAPVVINVSTLTADTDWVTLQQAVAASGLHVVGVSGCKDEQLKQAIIRAGLPLLNEGKERRPAEPAAPPQEPVKTKVISAPVRSGQQIYARNCDLIVTSSVSAGAEIIADGNIHIYGMMRGRALAGVSGDVDSQIFCTHLAAELVSIAGRYWLSDQIPQDFFGQAARVNLNLLDNVLNIQTLD; encoded by the coding sequence ATGTCACAATCGCCCATTGAGTTAAAAGGCAGCAGCTTTACCTTATCGGTGGTTCATTTGCATGAATCTCAACCCGAGGTAATTTATCAGGCCCTGCAGGAAAAAATCGAACAGGCTCCCGCGTTTCTTAAAAACGCGCCCGTTGTCATCAATGTCTCAACACTGACCGCCGACACCGATTGGGTGACGCTGCAGCAAGCCGTCGCCGCTTCCGGTTTGCATGTGGTCGGCGTGAGCGGATGCAAGGACGAACAGCTCAAACAAGCTATCATCCGCGCGGGTCTCCCGCTGTTGAACGAAGGTAAAGAGCGCCGCCCCGCTGAACCCGCCGCCCCGCCTCAGGAACCGGTGAAAACCAAGGTGATCAGCGCCCCCGTTCGTTCCGGGCAACAGATTTATGCGCGCAACTGCGACCTTATCGTCACCAGCAGCGTTAGCGCGGGCGCCGAAATTATCGCAGACGGCAATATCCACATATACGGCATGATGCGGGGCCGAGCCCTGGCAGGCGTTTCTGGCGACGTTGACAGTCAGATCTTCTGCACCCATCTGGCCGCAGAGCTGGTATCCATCGCGGGCCGTTATTGGCTCAGTGACCAGATACCGCAAGATTTTTTTGGGCAGGCTGCACGGGTAAATCTCAACCTGCTGGACAATGTTCTGAACATTCAAACTCTAGACTAA
- the minD gene encoding septum site-determining protein MinD codes for MARIIVVTSGKGGVGKTTSSAAIATGLAQKGKKTVVIDFDIGLRNLDLIMGCERRVVYDFVNVIQGDATLNQALIKDKRTENLYILPASQTRDKDALTREGVEKVLDGLNEMNFDFVVCDSPAGIETGALMALYFADEAVITTNPEVSSVRDSDRILGILSSKSRRAERGEEPIKEHLLLTRYNPGRVSRGDMLSMEDVLEILRIPLLGVIPEDQSVLRASNQGEPVILDDSADAGKAYADTVDRLLGEDRPYRFIEEEKKSFLKRLFGG; via the coding sequence ATGGCACGCATCATCGTTGTTACATCGGGTAAAGGGGGCGTTGGCAAGACTACTTCAAGCGCGGCCATTGCTACCGGTTTAGCCCAAAAAGGCAAAAAGACAGTTGTCATCGACTTTGATATTGGCCTGCGCAACCTTGACCTGATCATGGGATGCGAGCGCCGCGTCGTTTACGATTTCGTCAACGTCATTCAAGGTGACGCAACGCTAAATCAGGCGCTGATTAAAGATAAACGCACTGAAAATCTTTACATCCTCCCCGCCTCTCAGACCCGCGACAAAGACGCACTGACACGCGAAGGCGTTGAAAAAGTGCTGGATGGCCTGAATGAAATGAATTTCGACTTCGTGGTCTGCGATTCGCCGGCGGGGATTGAAACCGGCGCGCTGATGGCGCTCTACTTTGCGGATGAAGCGGTGATAACGACCAACCCGGAAGTATCATCAGTACGCGACTCCGACCGCATTCTTGGTATTTTGTCATCCAAATCTCGTCGCGCCGAACGTGGCGAAGAACCGATTAAAGAGCATCTGTTGTTGACCCGTTACAATCCGGGGCGCGTCAGCCGTGGCGATATGCTGAGCATGGAAGACGTGCTGGAAATTCTGCGTATTCCCCTGCTGGGCGTGATCCCGGAAGATCAGTCGGTGCTACGCGCCTCTAACCAGGGCGAACCGGTAATTTTAGACGACTCGGCCGATGCCGGTAAAGCCTATGCCGACACTGTAGATCGCTTGCTGGGTGAAGATCGCCCTTACCGCTTTATCGAGGAAGAGAAGAAGAGCTTCCTCAAACGACTTTTTGGGGGGTAA
- the minE gene encoding cell division topological specificity factor MinE produces MALLDFFLSRKKATANIAKERLQIIVAERRRGDSEPHYLPQLKRDILEVICKYVQIDPQMVSVQLEQKGDDISVLELNVTLPETEETPK; encoded by the coding sequence ATGGCCTTACTCGATTTCTTTCTGTCCCGCAAAAAAGCGACCGCCAATATCGCCAAGGAACGGCTGCAAATTATTGTCGCAGAGCGGCGTCGTGGGGATAGCGAACCCCATTATCTGCCACAGTTGAAACGAGACATTCTGGAAGTGATCTGCAAATACGTGCAGATTGACCCGCAAATGGTGTCCGTCCAGTTGGAACAGAAAGGCGACGATATTTCCGTTCTGGAGCTTAACGTCACCTTGCCGGAAACGGAAGAAACGCCGAAGTAA
- the rnd gene encoding ribonuclease D, with amino-acid sequence MNYQLITTDAGLLQVCAQARATTQVALDTEFVRTRTYYPQLGLIQLYDGETLSLIDPLPIGDWAPFKALLGDANVTKFLHAGSEDLEVFLNAFGCVPTPFIDTQILAAFLGKPLSYGFATLVADYQQVTLDKSESRTDWMARPLSEKQCDYAAADVFYLLPMAKTLVEQTQAAGWMAAALDECLLLCRRRQDILAPELAYREISNAWQLRGRQLACLQRLADWRLRKARERDSAVNFVVREEHLWQVARHLPTSLAELDSLGLSGPEIRYHGKTLLTLVAETAELNESDFPSPVANLLDYPGYKAVFKDIKALIQATSASSGLSAELLASRRQINRLLNWYWKLSTGGNTPELVSGWRNTLFGDDLRAILNRD; translated from the coding sequence TTGAATTATCAGTTGATCACTACCGACGCCGGGTTATTACAGGTTTGCGCGCAGGCGCGCGCTACAACGCAGGTGGCGCTGGATACCGAATTTGTCCGGACACGCACTTATTATCCGCAGTTAGGGCTGATCCAACTGTATGACGGCGAAACGCTATCGCTGATCGACCCCCTCCCGATCGGGGACTGGGCGCCGTTTAAAGCACTGCTGGGCGACGCCAATGTGACCAAATTTCTGCATGCCGGAAGTGAAGATCTGGAAGTGTTCCTGAACGCGTTCGGCTGTGTGCCGACGCCGTTTATCGATACGCAAATTCTGGCCGCTTTTTTAGGCAAACCGTTGTCTTATGGATTTGCCACGCTGGTGGCGGACTACCAGCAGGTGACTCTTGATAAGAGCGAGTCCCGCACGGATTGGATGGCGCGCCCGTTGAGCGAAAAACAGTGCGACTATGCGGCGGCCGACGTCTTCTACCTGCTGCCGATGGCGAAAACGCTGGTGGAGCAGACTCAGGCGGCCGGTTGGATGGCGGCGGCGCTGGACGAATGTCTGCTGCTGTGCCGCCGACGTCAGGACATTTTGGCACCGGAGCTCGCTTACCGCGAGATAAGCAACGCCTGGCAGCTGCGCGGCCGACAGCTGGCGTGTCTACAACGTCTGGCTGACTGGCGTCTGCGCAAAGCGCGCGAACGTGATAGTGCGGTCAATTTCGTCGTGCGCGAGGAACATCTGTGGCAGGTTGCACGTCATCTGCCGACTTCGCTGGCCGAGTTGGATTCGCTGGGGCTGAGCGGTCCGGAAATCCGCTATCACGGCAAAACGTTGCTCACGCTCGTGGCGGAGACCGCTGAACTGAATGAGTCCGACTTCCCGTCACCGGTAGCGAACCTGCTCGATTACCCTGGTTACAAGGCTGTTTTCAAGGATATTAAAGCATTAATACAGGCGACCAGCGCCAGCAGTGGGCTATCAGCGGAACTGCTGGCTTCCCGTCGTCAGATTAATCGTCTGCTCAACTGGTACTGGAAACTGTCCACCGGAGGGAATACGCCGGAACTGGTCAGCGGCTGGCGCAATACGCTGTTTGGCGACGATTTGCGGGCGATTTTGAACCGCGATTGA
- the fadD gene encoding long-chain-fatty-acid--CoA ligase FadD: protein MEKIWLARYPADVPAEIDPDRYSSLMELFENSMARNAERPAFINMGETMTFRQLDERSRAFAAYLQHQLKLQKGDRVALMMPNLLQYPVALFGVLRAGMVVVNVNPLYTPRELEHQLNDSGASAMVIVSNFAHTLEKVVFNTPVKHVILTRMGDQLSAAKGTLVNFVVKYVKRLVPKYHLPHAIAFRSVLLQGKQMPYVRPELDRGDLAFLQYTGGTSGVSKGAMLTHRNLLANLTQIRAAYGSLLHEGHDLVVTALPLYHIFALLVNCLLFIEMGSQNLLITNPRDIPGMVKELARHPFNVFSGVNTLFNSLLNNADFHRLDFSTLHLSVGGGAPVQQPVAKRWEALTGNHLLEGYGLTESSPLVTGNPYDTQQYTGSVGLPIPSTEVRIVDEHGNDVALGEAGELWIRGPQVMKGYWNQPEETAAVLKDGWLATGDIVTSDSQGFLSIVDRKKDMILVSGFNVYPNEIEDVIVRHPDVVEAAAVGVPSEISGEAVKVFIVLRPGSALETEALITHCRRYLTGYKVPRLFEFRDELPKSSVGKILRRELRNETKAS, encoded by the coding sequence TTGGAAAAAATTTGGTTAGCGCGCTATCCGGCCGATGTTCCCGCAGAGATTGATCCGGATCGCTATTCGTCATTGATGGAACTGTTCGAAAATTCGATGGCGCGAAATGCCGAGCGGCCTGCGTTTATCAATATGGGCGAGACAATGACCTTTCGTCAGTTGGATGAGCGTAGCCGGGCATTTGCCGCCTATTTACAGCATCAGCTTAAATTGCAGAAGGGCGACCGCGTCGCGCTGATGATGCCCAACCTGTTGCAATATCCGGTGGCACTGTTCGGCGTCCTCCGGGCGGGGATGGTCGTGGTGAACGTCAATCCGCTCTATACGCCGCGAGAGCTGGAGCACCAATTGAACGACAGCGGCGCCAGCGCGATGGTGATTGTGTCCAACTTTGCCCATACGCTGGAAAAAGTGGTGTTCAATACCCCGGTGAAGCACGTGATCCTGACCCGAATGGGGGATCAGCTTTCGGCCGCAAAAGGCACGCTGGTGAATTTTGTCGTCAAATACGTCAAACGACTGGTGCCGAAATACCATCTTCCCCACGCCATCGCCTTCCGCAGCGTGCTGCTGCAGGGCAAGCAGATGCCCTACGTGCGCCCAGAACTGGATCGCGGCGATTTGGCCTTTCTGCAATACACTGGCGGAACCAGCGGCGTGTCGAAAGGCGCCATGCTCACGCATCGCAATCTGCTGGCTAACCTGACCCAAATTCGCGCCGCCTATGGATCGTTGCTGCATGAAGGCCACGATTTAGTGGTGACGGCATTGCCGCTGTACCACATCTTTGCGCTTCTGGTGAACTGCTTGCTGTTCATCGAAATGGGCAGTCAAAACCTGCTCATTACCAACCCGAGAGATATTCCCGGTATGGTCAAAGAGCTGGCTCGTCATCCATTTAACGTATTTAGCGGCGTCAACACGCTGTTTAACTCGCTTTTGAACAACGCCGATTTTCATCGGCTGGATTTTTCAACGCTGCATCTGTCCGTGGGCGGCGGCGCGCCGGTCCAGCAGCCGGTCGCCAAACGTTGGGAGGCGCTGACCGGCAACCATTTGCTGGAAGGATACGGACTGACCGAAAGTTCGCCCCTGGTAACCGGCAACCCCTACGACACGCAGCAATATACGGGCAGCGTCGGTTTACCCATACCCTCGACGGAAGTCCGCATCGTGGATGAGCATGGGAACGATGTGGCGTTGGGAGAGGCGGGAGAATTGTGGATTCGAGGGCCTCAGGTCATGAAAGGCTACTGGAATCAGCCTGAAGAGACGGCGGCGGTGCTGAAAGACGGATGGTTGGCTACAGGTGACATTGTCACGTCCGACTCGCAGGGCTTCTTAAGTATCGTCGACCGCAAAAAAGACATGATCCTGGTTTCGGGATTCAACGTCTATCCAAACGAAATTGAAGATGTCATCGTCCGTCATCCCGATGTGGTGGAAGCTGCAGCCGTCGGCGTACCGAGCGAGATTTCGGGCGAAGCGGTGAAAGTGTTCATTGTCCTTCGTCCCGGTAGTGCGCTGGAAACGGAGGCGCTGATTACCCATTGCCGTCGCTATCTGACGGGCTATAAGGTGCCTCGCCTGTTCGAATTCCGTGACGAATTACCGAAATCGAGCGTCGGTAAAATCCTGCGGCGTGAACTTCGGAATGAGACGAAGGCGTCCTAG